From the genome of Nostoc punctiforme PCC 73102, one region includes:
- a CDS encoding DUF1257 domain-containing protein, translated as MSHFSTVKTKLVNRECLVQALQDLKLNPQVHETAQPLKGYYGDSQGQSAEIIVSGRTIKARADIGFKWSQSSGVYEIIHDSYETVPKLGKDFFSNKLMLAYGKRLVKAKAAELQEKFGECAIAEETNGTVQTLRLTFAGHQEVKQYVRR; from the coding sequence ATGTCGCATTTCTCAACTGTTAAAACCAAGCTTGTTAACCGTGAATGTCTGGTACAAGCTTTACAAGATTTGAAACTGAATCCGCAAGTTCACGAAACAGCACAGCCACTAAAAGGATACTACGGTGATTCTCAAGGACAAAGCGCTGAAATTATCGTATCTGGTCGCACCATAAAAGCCCGTGCAGACATCGGATTTAAGTGGAGTCAGTCAAGCGGCGTGTACGAGATAATCCACGACAGTTACGAAACAGTTCCGAAGCTGGGCAAAGACTTTTTCAGCAATAAACTAATGCTGGCTTACGGTAAACGTTTGGTAAAAGCTAAAGCTGCCGAGTTACAAGAAAAGTTCGGGGAATGTGCGATCGCTGAAGAAACCAACGGTACAGTGCAAACCCTACGGCTGACGTTTGCCGGACATCAAGAAGTTAAACAGTACGTGAGGAGATAA
- a CDS encoding DUF2997 domain-containing protein — MERSVLIHFDDATGEVRVEAKGFEGLSCLSATQPFEEALGVVSESDRTYKDEAQTQQLRATNSNQTRLRQ, encoded by the coding sequence ATGGAACGTTCAGTTTTGATTCATTTTGACGACGCTACAGGTGAAGTTCGAGTGGAGGCTAAAGGGTTCGAGGGTTTGAGTTGTTTATCGGCTACGCAACCATTTGAAGAGGCACTTGGAGTTGTCAGCGAGAGCGATCGCACCTACAAGGATGAAGCCCAAACCCAACAGCTTCGGGCTACGAACAGTAATCAAACACGTTTGCGTCAGTAA
- a CDS encoding AAA family ATPase: MELSNLLSTLDSQIPIAAVDVLSPDEATIIQWLTTEASSKLSCPVFFWNLGVSTLEQCLIAADGGLVFKPVAEYKRPPQADPLLFVFDYIANFSGHGVFILGDIHPFIAKNSLQLSWEILSKVKNLYHRLKPTDKRIVLLGQNIQLHESLIRLIPYCEVPLPSIDQILLHITSYLHDLQQSAREQELSFTVTLENAEFETLSRAALGLTLEEISDFLRLTVKENLTNDGVVVDADFIPKAVEYKTRLLSQMGIELGKPATIPFGGLDLLREWLMRRRRLFTQEARSLSLPQPKGLLLAGPPGTGKTSVAKNIANILNLPLLQLDIASLLGSLVGESEGNVRRALKTAEAIAPCILWVDEIEKALSGTGDTSGVSQRILGNILTFMSESTSGVFVVATCNDPSALPSELKRKGRFDENFFVDLPTEPERVQILGIHLQRFGIHLESEYLEAIAASTAKFSGAELETLASEAALLAFDEDRPQQVTLADLETCRQTITPLAIQDAAAVERMQAWASTARRASSPAQAAKTQSLRTAKFRNMN; the protein is encoded by the coding sequence ATGGAACTCTCAAATCTCCTCTCCACGCTCGATTCACAAATCCCGATCGCCGCAGTTGATGTCCTGTCCCCCGATGAAGCAACTATCATTCAGTGGTTAACTACAGAGGCATCGAGCAAGCTCTCATGTCCAGTGTTCTTCTGGAATCTGGGAGTATCAACCTTAGAGCAATGCCTGATTGCGGCAGATGGTGGACTGGTGTTTAAGCCAGTTGCAGAGTACAAAAGACCTCCACAGGCTGACCCACTGCTATTTGTATTTGACTACATTGCTAACTTTAGCGGTCATGGTGTATTTATCCTTGGAGATATTCACCCTTTCATTGCTAAGAATTCACTCCAATTGAGTTGGGAGATTTTATCCAAAGTTAAAAACCTTTACCACAGGTTAAAACCCACAGATAAACGCATCGTACTCTTAGGACAGAACATACAATTACACGAATCTCTAATCAGATTGATTCCTTATTGTGAAGTCCCTTTACCTAGTATTGACCAAATACTACTTCATATCACTTCTTATTTGCATGACCTACAACAGTCAGCTAGGGAGCAAGAATTAAGTTTTACTGTTACGCTTGAAAATGCTGAATTTGAAACTCTTTCTCGTGCAGCGCTGGGTTTAACCCTGGAGGAGATTAGTGATTTTCTTCGCTTAACAGTCAAAGAAAACTTAACTAATGATGGTGTCGTCGTTGACGCTGATTTTATCCCCAAAGCCGTCGAGTACAAAACTCGGCTACTGTCTCAAATGGGTATCGAGTTGGGTAAGCCAGCTACCATTCCTTTTGGCGGTTTGGATCTACTGCGCGAGTGGCTGATGAGGCGGCGGCGACTATTCACACAAGAGGCGCGAAGTCTTAGCTTACCGCAACCCAAAGGGTTGTTACTTGCAGGGCCTCCAGGTACGGGTAAAACGAGTGTCGCTAAGAACATCGCTAATATTCTCAATTTGCCATTACTCCAGCTAGACATTGCTTCCCTTTTGGGTAGTCTGGTCGGTGAGTCTGAGGGGAATGTCAGACGGGCTTTGAAAACTGCCGAGGCGATCGCACCCTGCATCTTATGGGTAGACGAGATAGAAAAAGCACTTTCGGGAACTGGTGACACGAGTGGAGTCTCACAGAGGATTCTGGGCAATATTCTTACGTTTATGTCGGAATCAACTAGTGGGGTGTTTGTCGTGGCAACTTGCAATGACCCCTCTGCGTTACCGTCTGAACTCAAAAGGAAAGGACGTTTTGATGAAAATTTCTTTGTTGATCTTCCCACAGAACCAGAACGAGTCCAGATTCTAGGGATTCATCTGCAACGTTTTGGCATTCACCTGGAATCGGAGTACCTCGAAGCGATCGCAGCTTCCACCGCGAAATTCTCCGGCGCAGAACTGGAAACCCTTGCTTCAGAAGCGGCACTGCTGGCATTCGATGAGGATAGACCGCAGCAGGTCACGCTTGCTGACCTCGAAACCTGTCGTCAAACCATTACCCCGCTTGCCATCCAGGATGCGGCGGCTGTAGAGCGTATGCAAGCGTGGGCATCCACCGCGCGACGGGCTAGTAGTCCCGCACAAGCGGCGAAAACTCAATCTCTCAGGACTGCTAAGTTCAGAAACATGAACTGA
- a CDS encoding WGR domain-containing protein has translation MEIYLVFVNAIQNNNKFWSAKVEDSNLTVQWGRVGYQAQTKVHTLRNYQQAVNKFHNLVAEKKAKGYSETQPQMDGLRSLGDIRRAIHLLNIIRPCIANHIYHDGYISALNEYLKIVPTPLGMQIDYHGIYRSVRDVDYQMELLNSLLAAPVPQVAVVAAASTKEPTVESKVVSLKTISKNFWRHL, from the coding sequence ATGGAAATCTATTTAGTCTTTGTTAACGCGATCCAAAACAATAATAAATTCTGGAGTGCCAAAGTTGAGGATAGCAACTTAACAGTCCAATGGGGACGTGTTGGTTATCAGGCACAAACCAAAGTCCACACATTAAGAAATTATCAACAGGCTGTTAACAAATTTCATAACTTAGTCGCTGAGAAAAAAGCTAAGGGCTACAGCGAAACTCAGCCACAAATGGATGGCTTACGCAGTCTTGGAGACATCCGACGAGCAATACATCTATTAAACATCATCCGCCCTTGTATTGCTAATCATATCTACCATGATGGCTATATTAGCGCCCTAAATGAGTATCTGAAAATCGTTCCCACACCTTTGGGAATGCAGATAGATTATCACGGGATTTACCGCAGTGTAAGAGATGTTGACTATCAAATGGAACTGCTTAATTCTCTGTTAGCCGCACCTGTACCACAAGTTGCTGTGGTAGCTGCTGCTTCTACAAAAGAACCAACTGTAGAATCCAAGGTAGTCAGTCTCAAGACTATCAGTAAGAACTTCTGGCGACATTTGTAA
- a CDS encoding beta strand repeat-containing protein — protein sequence MANIIGTNGNDTLVGSYEADTINGEAGNDTITGNEGDDTLTGGGGKDQFVYNYYTGIDIITDFGGIGKGVNPSAGVIAEVDTLQFQGAALTDRNMLLTQNGKNLEITFENVLDSKVILENFALENLENLSKSTGASVDLGNIEFDGQTSITDSFDVFNANSTQSTIFNKNTVTFLNDLSNNVSGFDNSDDVINGQGGNDRIDGLSGDDILRGGAGNDTLIGGAGNDTLIGYQGNNALIGDIGEDYLNVDTSTGDNTLNGGIGDDTLNARGTTGNNSLSGGDGNDYLSTSSFPIYSGYSYIASSSNNTLDGGAGNDTLNAESPSGDNLLSGGDGNDYLSTSGTKSDNGQLNFTSEGNNTLDGGAGDDRLYADISTGNNLLSGGDGNDTLSTSGTYTRNSFIVPSSGNNTLNGGAGDDYLYASASTGSNFFSGGDGNDSFSLSTISSDGSPSNSYLVTQTVDGGKGDDLLSFNLLPFHDSDSNVAGGIITTFNPTTNKGTITAGTYGVNYKNIEKLNISGTADDDLILGSNGNDTLSTGNGGKDTIDGGKGDDVISIDYSNATSKIITTFNATTNTGLITAGTYQISYKNIERLNITGTAYDDNILGNNGNDTLSTGSGGNDTINGGQGDDILSVDYYTNTTGITTTYNTTTNAGVITAGSNRVSYKNIERLDISGTVSDDYIIGNNGNDTLSGGYDGNDTIIGGAGNDVVIGGKGNDILTGGVGNDKFVYDLLESNYDTGTDIITDFGGIGKDSNPSQAVIASLDTLEFIDNSGFRLFSAQNLQLTQNGNNLEITFEDLFNSSNSKVILQNFQLENLDGENILFPGQTTITNSIDVFDANSTQTSLLNKNTVTFLNDLNNNITGFDNSNDVVNGQGGDDIINGLSGNDLLRGNAGNDTLIGGAGNDTLYGGAGNDLLYGGAGSDILTGDNGNDIFAFAAGEGTDTITDFTKNNDLIGLYGGLSFGQLSFSGNNILVTSTNEILATLTGINTTTLTAVNFVTL from the coding sequence ATGGCGAATATCATTGGAACCAACGGTAACGATACTCTAGTAGGCAGTTACGAAGCGGACACGATTAATGGAGAAGCAGGTAACGATACCATCACAGGTAACGAAGGTGATGACACCCTAACTGGTGGTGGTGGCAAAGATCAGTTTGTTTACAACTATTACACCGGAATTGATATCATCACGGATTTTGGCGGTATAGGCAAAGGCGTAAATCCCTCGGCAGGAGTCATCGCCGAAGTGGATACACTACAATTCCAAGGTGCTGCCTTGACTGACCGAAATATGCTGCTGACGCAGAATGGAAAGAATCTGGAAATCACATTTGAAAATGTGCTTGATTCCAAAGTCATCCTGGAAAACTTTGCCCTGGAAAACCTGGAAAACCTGAGCAAATCTACCGGAGCCAGTGTAGACTTGGGCAATATAGAGTTTGATGGGCAAACTAGCATCACCGACAGCTTTGATGTTTTCAATGCCAACTCCACCCAAAGCACTATCTTCAACAAGAACACTGTTACCTTCCTTAACGACCTCTCCAATAATGTTAGTGGCTTTGACAACTCAGATGATGTGATCAATGGTCAAGGTGGAAATGACCGCATTGACGGCTTGAGTGGCGACGACATACTGAGGGGTGGTGCAGGGAATGATACTCTTATTGGTGGTGCAGGGAATGATACTCTCATTGGTTATCAAGGCAATAATGCACTCATTGGTGACATTGGTGAAGACTATTTGAATGTTGATACTTCAACAGGCGATAACACTCTCAATGGTGGCATTGGTGACGATACTTTAAATGCTAGGGGAACAACAGGCAATAATTCCCTTTCTGGGGGCGATGGCAATGATTATCTTTCCACCTCTTCTTTTCCTATTTACAGCGGATACAGCTATATTGCCTCTTCAAGCAATAACACCCTTGACGGTGGTGCTGGTAACGATACATTGAATGCTGAGTCTCCATCCGGCGATAACTTACTCTCTGGAGGCGATGGCAATGATTATCTCTCTACCTCTGGTACTAAAAGTGATAATGGGCAGCTTAATTTTACCTCAGAGGGTAATAACACCCTCGATGGTGGTGCTGGTGACGATCGCTTGTATGCTGATATTTCAACGGGTAATAACTTACTGTCTGGAGGCGATGGCAATGATACTCTCTCTACCTCTGGCACTTACACAAGAAACTCTTTTATCGTACCATCCTCTGGCAATAACACGCTCAATGGCGGCGCTGGTGACGATTACTTGTATGCTAGCGCTTCAACGGGCAGTAACTTTTTCTCTGGGGGCGATGGCAATGATTCTTTCTCTCTAAGCACCATATCTTCAGATGGTTCCCCCTCTAACTCTTATTTAGTGACTCAAACGGTAGACGGAGGTAAGGGTGACGATTTGTTATCTTTCAATTTGTTACCTTTTCATGACAGCGACAGCAATGTTGCTGGAGGGATCATAACGACATTCAATCCAACTACAAACAAGGGAACAATTACTGCTGGTACGTATGGGGTTAATTACAAGAATATCGAAAAATTAAATATCTCAGGTACAGCCGACGATGACTTGATTTTGGGGAGCAATGGAAACGATACACTCTCCACAGGCAATGGTGGCAAAGATACGATAGATGGGGGTAAGGGTGACGATGTAATATCTATTGATTACAGTAATGCTACAAGCAAAATCATAACAACATTCAATGCCACTACTAATACTGGCTTAATTACCGCAGGTACTTATCAGATTAGTTACAAGAATATTGAACGATTAAATATCACAGGTACAGCCTACGATGACAACATTTTGGGCAACAATGGCAATGATACGCTCTCTACAGGCAGTGGTGGCAATGATACGATCAATGGCGGTCAAGGCGACGATATACTGTCAGTTGATTACTACACTAATACAACAGGTATTACAACGACATACAATACCACTACTAATGCTGGAGTAATTACAGCAGGCAGTAATCGGGTTAGTTACAAGAATATCGAACGATTAGATATCTCTGGCACAGTCTCCGATGACTATATTATAGGCAACAATGGCAACGATACGCTTTCCGGGGGCTATGACGGTAATGATACGATTATTGGCGGTGCAGGAAATGATGTCGTGATAGGTGGGAAGGGTAATGACATTTTAACTGGTGGTGTCGGCAATGATAAATTTGTTTACGATCTTTTAGAGAGCAACTATGATACTGGTACTGATATAATCACAGATTTCGGTGGCATTGGTAAAGATTCAAATCCCTCACAAGCGGTAATTGCCTCCCTAGACACTTTGGAATTTATAGACAACAGTGGCTTCCGTCTATTTAGCGCTCAAAATCTGCAATTAACTCAAAATGGTAACAATTTAGAAATTACCTTTGAAGATTTATTTAATAGCAGTAATAGCAAAGTCATTCTCCAAAATTTCCAACTAGAAAACCTCGATGGTGAGAATATTCTATTTCCTGGACAAACCACCATCACCAACAGTATTGATGTGTTTGATGCTAATTCCACTCAAACTAGCCTGTTGAACAAAAACACTGTTACCTTCCTCAATGACCTCAACAACAACATTACGGGTTTTGACAATTCCAATGATGTGGTGAATGGTCAAGGGGGTGACGATATCATCAACGGCTTAAGTGGTAACGATCTTTTGAGAGGTAATGCGGGAAATGATACTCTCATTGGTGGTGCGGGAAATGATACCCTTTACGGTGGTGCTGGCAATGATCTCCTCTATGGTGGCGCTGGCAGTGATATTCTCACGGGTGACAACGGTAACGATATCTTTGCTTTTGCTGCTGGGGAAGGTACTGATACGATTACTGATTTCACTAAAAATAATGATTTGATTGGACTGTATGGTGGTTTGAGCTTTGGGCAATTAAGTTTCTCAGGTAACAATATCCTGGTGACTTCTACGAATGAGATTTTGGCAACGCTGACTGGCATTAATACTACGACGCTGACTGCTGTTAATTTCGTCACGCTTTAA
- a CDS encoding plasmid partition protein ParG — MMQISITDDLKKRFHAACALRGLKMSHVVVEMIEQWLKTNEVQSSSQVSSVKH; from the coding sequence ATGATGCAGATTAGTATCACAGACGACCTGAAGAAACGCTTTCATGCTGCTTGTGCTTTGCGTGGGCTGAAGATGAGTCATGTCGTAGTGGAGATGATTGAGCAGTGGCTGAAAACTAATGAGGTACAATCATCTTCTCAAGTTTCAAGTGTAAAGCATTAA
- a CDS encoding GUN4 domain-containing protein, giving the protein MKILHISLKEQGKDYVSLRYFWDNPSDYKEHKLSVAEIKQLGDRAETDYYTRLPVDYSVTGQALYNWLDKSDRLLANALNHPHQQGLVIAIATDKGLAHLPWELLHDGKCFLVEKTPPIIPVRWMSNGQPIVTADNPQNRPLNVLFMATSPLGVEPELDYEAEEGKILSATKRTPVNLRVEESGCLNELSYVVREYEAGYFDVFHLTGHATVNDKTPCFLTEDEYGNRVDSSTDAIAKAMMFRLPALVFLSGCRTGYSSEGAVPSMAEKLLSMGATAVIGWGERVKDTDATAAAGQLYWELSQGGTLTQAMASTYQKSIEQKVPDWHKLRLYAANTLPGTLVTSLRTPRRKQLPKPSNEVEFRDDEKRLRVTTRENFVGRRRQLQNCLRTLKTDFDKVGILIHGMGGWGKSSIASRLWDRLPEHEKILWWQQIDESYLIKKLKDKLINPKQLELIPDLENSKIPLKSRLIYLFTQLAETGEKSFLLILDDFEWNLEPREGQYVLKAEVAPILEALVQAIQSTGTNNRIIITCRYDFDSDLLDFLYKQGLEPFKKAELTKKVSRLENFSSGKIPDNLRERALNLADGNPRLLEFLNDELSNIDVETRLTKLEQSPELWKAQIIWEELYRLIDELLQKILSYCLVYDIPVPMVVLEAACDQLPNYQQQLQTGLKLGLIEVSPEPDESKRLYRVSRIITHIIPTIRLPEAPKVYSLYQKAHERLHQLWGNKENESQEKWQEIFRLKFANKENPERFRQGFDEMLAVQCNLEADKAFESELRKVADDLVKDGLCTQLENYLQQKQWQKADEETAWIFYQVMVKENYEDWEELLKDFPCETLREINRLWLISSNNRFGISIQAEIYQSLGSPRYDVVQWDAFGERIGWKQLDWLSNNELMEKFGKNGQGVENLPSPPGALPVKIYTRIILPKLLRGGSFELWRAREWGGFKVSESEGLIFLFSRAKTCRV; this is encoded by the coding sequence ATGAAAATTCTCCACATCAGCTTGAAAGAGCAAGGCAAGGATTACGTTTCTCTGCGTTATTTTTGGGATAATCCTTCAGATTATAAAGAACATAAACTGTCTGTAGCTGAAATCAAGCAGTTGGGTGATAGAGCAGAAACCGACTACTATACCCGCTTACCTGTAGATTATTCTGTTACTGGGCAAGCACTGTACAATTGGCTAGACAAAAGCGATCGCCTCTTAGCTAATGCCCTCAATCACCCCCATCAACAAGGATTAGTAATAGCGATCGCCACAGACAAGGGACTAGCTCATCTGCCTTGGGAACTGCTGCATGATGGCAAGTGCTTTTTGGTAGAGAAAACGCCTCCGATTATTCCGGTGCGTTGGATGTCCAATGGTCAACCAATAGTTACGGCTGATAATCCTCAAAATCGCCCTCTCAATGTGCTATTTATGGCGACCTCGCCCTTGGGGGTTGAACCGGAATTGGATTATGAAGCAGAGGAAGGGAAGATTTTGTCGGCAACCAAGCGCACTCCCGTTAATCTGAGAGTAGAAGAAAGTGGCTGTTTAAATGAATTGAGTTATGTGGTTCGGGAATATGAGGCAGGATATTTTGATGTTTTTCATTTAACAGGCCACGCTACTGTTAATGATAAAACGCCCTGCTTTCTGACTGAAGATGAATATGGCAATCGAGTTGATAGCAGTACGGACGCGATCGCAAAAGCCATGATGTTTCGTTTACCTGCGTTAGTCTTCCTATCTGGTTGCCGTACAGGTTATTCGTCAGAGGGTGCAGTTCCTTCGATGGCAGAAAAACTACTCAGCATGGGCGCAACTGCTGTTATTGGTTGGGGTGAGCGAGTCAAAGATACTGATGCGACTGCTGCTGCTGGTCAATTGTATTGGGAGTTATCACAAGGAGGAACGCTAACACAAGCGATGGCTTCTACTTATCAAAAATCAATTGAGCAAAAAGTACCAGATTGGCATAAATTACGGCTGTATGCAGCAAATACTTTACCAGGAACGTTAGTAACTTCATTAAGAACTCCGAGACGCAAGCAACTACCTAAACCGTCTAATGAAGTGGAGTTCAGAGATGATGAAAAACGCTTAAGGGTGACAACAAGAGAGAACTTTGTTGGTCGTCGCCGTCAATTACAAAACTGTTTGCGGACTCTAAAAACAGATTTTGACAAAGTAGGGATCTTAATTCACGGTATGGGAGGATGGGGAAAGAGTAGTATTGCCTCTCGACTATGGGATAGGTTGCCTGAACATGAAAAGATTCTTTGGTGGCAACAAATTGATGAATCTTATTTAATTAAAAAACTAAAAGATAAATTAATTAATCCAAAGCAACTAGAATTAATACCTGATCTAGAAAATAGCAAAATCCCACTTAAATCTCGATTAATTTACTTGTTTACTCAATTAGCAGAAACAGGAGAAAAATCATTTCTCTTAATTCTGGATGATTTTGAATGGAATCTTGAACCCCGTGAAGGGCAATATGTTCTTAAAGCTGAAGTAGCCCCGATTCTAGAAGCTTTAGTACAAGCAATCCAATCAACAGGAACTAATAATAGAATTATTATTACCTGTCGTTATGATTTTGATTCTGACCTATTAGATTTTTTATATAAACAAGGTCTAGAACCATTTAAAAAAGCTGAGTTAACTAAAAAAGTTAGTCGCTTAGAAAATTTTAGCTCTGGCAAAATACCTGATAATTTACGGGAACGAGCGTTAAATTTAGCAGATGGTAATCCTCGGTTATTGGAATTCCTCAATGATGAATTAAGCAATATAGATGTAGAAACGAGATTAACAAAACTAGAACAAAGTCCTGAATTATGGAAAGCTCAAATTATTTGGGAGGAGCTATATCGGCTAATTGATGAGTTACTACAAAAGATTCTTAGCTATTGCTTAGTTTATGATATTCCTGTTCCAATGGTAGTTTTAGAAGCGGCTTGTGATCAGCTTCCTAATTATCAACAGCAATTACAAACGGGGCTAAAACTGGGACTGATAGAAGTCAGCCCCGAACCAGACGAATCCAAACGGCTTTATCGAGTTTCACGTATTATTACCCACATCATCCCCACTATCCGCCTCCCTGAAGCACCAAAAGTTTATTCTCTCTACCAGAAAGCTCATGAAAGATTACATCAATTGTGGGGGAATAAAGAAAACGAAAGCCAAGAAAAATGGCAAGAGATTTTTCGATTGAAGTTCGCTAACAAAGAAAATCCTGAACGATTCAGGCAAGGCTTTGATGAGATGTTGGCAGTTCAATGTAATTTAGAAGCCGATAAAGCTTTTGAATCCGAATTGAGGAAAGTTGCCGATGACTTGGTAAAGGATGGACTATGTACTCAGTTGGAAAATTATCTTCAGCAGAAACAATGGCAAAAGGCAGATGAAGAAACTGCTTGGATTTTTTACCAAGTCATGGTTAAAGAAAACTACGAAGATTGGGAGGAACTGCTGAAGGATTTCCCCTGTGAAACTCTCCGGGAAATCAATAGGCTCTGGCTTATTAGCAGTAACAATAGATTTGGCATCAGCATCCAAGCGGAAATTTACCAGAGTTTAGGTAGTCCAAGATATGACGTAGTACAATGGGATGCGTTTGGTGAGCGTATAGGTTGGAAACAATTAGATTGGTTGAGCAATAATGAGTTAATGGAAAAGTTCGGAAAAAATGGCCAAGGAGTGGAGAATTTGCCATCGCCGCCAGGGGCACTACCCGTTAAAATTTATACTCGTATTATTCTTCCCAAATTACTGCGGGGGGGTTCGTTTGAGTTATGGAGGGCTAGGGAGTGGGGGGGGTTTAAAGTTAGTGAGAGTGAAGGATTAATATTTCTCTTCTCTCGCGCCAAGACTTGTAGAGTGTAA